From Hippoglossus hippoglossus isolate fHipHip1 chromosome 14, fHipHip1.pri, whole genome shotgun sequence:
ATCCCCCAAAGTAGGAACACACGCTGTAAAGTGATTATCTCTCCCTCACCTGCAGTGCGACTGCTCACACATGACGCAGAGTGAGAATTATGGGAAATTACTATTATTTTAAAGTCTCAAAAAGTTAGTTTTTACAGGCCCTCCATGAAGATTAAGTGTTAGCAATACCAAGCTAGCATTTTTAAGGTGTCAGAGGAACAATAGTGACACTAAGAGACGGTGATCATCATAACAGCAGAGAGAGTAAGTGAGTAAGTGGTGGTTTCACTTCTGCCGTGGCCTATCATAAAGCCACGCTATAGGTAAtcactcttcttcctgtttgttcagaCGGGGGGGCACAGGGCTGTGCTTTTTGGGGGTGGGAGGGGTTGCACAGATTATTTATCTCCGTCACATAACTTCTATGTTATCCAAGGATCCGCAACCAGCTTCTGGTTAGTTACCGATACAAAATTAGCTGAGAAaatacagagcagcagagaggtaCAATGACTTTTGTGCCTTCAGCCATCtttgcacaacaacacaaacaccagtCCCACAATCTCGTCTTTTCTTCTTGTGTCcctctttcaaacaaacaaaaaaatataacaaaacaacaattaaaaaaaaaaaatctcagagGGGCTGGTTAGCCATTTCAACTAGCCAACTCTCTCAGACCAGGCCCGTTTTGTTCACCACCCAAATCAACAAAAGCCATTTAAGTACCTTTGTTTTACATAAGTCATCTTCCAGCAGATTAATGGGGTAGTTTAAGGGGTTGGTGTTGGATTGTCCTATCCTTAGAGAGCTAGCAAGTACTGTGTGGTCCTGTCTATTTTTAGCACGGCCAATGTCAGCCAGTTAGGTCCAGTATCAtgacccctgctgctgctgctgcttctctaaAGTCCCAGCTTTTGCTTCCACGCCTCCGTTTTTACACACAGGGGCGCCCACGCCACCCTGCAAGTTCTTGCAGCGGCAGCCGGGCCTACTAACATTGTCGTAACACTTCTGTCCCAGTTTGGCCAAGGCCCGTGGCTGGAAGATAGCAGACCAGGCAAGGCAGGACAAGGTAAATGGCAGCCATAAAGGGACCAGCGAGCGCAGCAGTTGGCCTGGGAGCACGAGCAGGGCTTGTCGGCACAGGAGCCCTCGTCATCCTCATCTTCAGTACAGTGGTAGAAGATCCCTTTGACCAGGCACATGCAGGTGGCTGTATCTACCAGGCTCTGGGCAGAGCACAGGCACTCCTGGTTGCAGACCCAGCAAGAGGGTAGGGTTCTGGGAAGCGTACACTCTGTGCAGCGCATTTCCCACAGTGCTCGCAGAGAAGGAGGTGCTTCTTCTCGGCTGGGGAGGAAGGAATCAGCGTCAACCCCTGCTGGCCACCAGGGGAGCACACACCTCCCGCAGGCATCTTTGCAGTCTTGAGGTCCAGCGATTttgaggaggaggtgcaggacgaagcagaggaggaggaggaggaggtaaggACCTTAgattcagaggaagtgaagcagCCTGGAGTTCGGGCAGTGACCTGTGTTGAAGGGGCCCTGGTGGGGGTGCAGGTTTGGGTTGTGGGTCCACCATTGGGGTGGGTGCAGCGGGTCCAGCAGCCTCTGATCAGAcgaggtgctgctgctgctgcttgctgATAGAGCTGGGCCTCCACTGAAGGAAATCCGATGGGTGGGTGGTGGTGTCCGGTTGAGGGGTGAGGTTCCACAACTGCCCTGCTGGTGTGCTGGTGTTGGTGATTGTGATGATGGTTGTGATTCGCCCCCAGGAAGCCCTCCTGAATTCTGACCGAGCCAGGTGATTCTTCTGGTTTGTGGACTTCTGGCTCGGGGGCTGCTGGGAGACAACAGTCGGGGCTGTCGATGTAGTCTTCTCCACATGCGAGGACTTTATCTGGTCAATGGTGTAGATGGGTGAGGGGGTGCTGAAGGCGGCCGTAGGGCACTCGACTGTCCAGCAGGGGGCTTGGGATATGAGGGAGGAGGACACTCCGGGGGATGTGGTGGGGAACCCTGACTCCATGTGTAGGCTGGTGCCTTGCACGTCTTCACTCTAAAGCAGCATTTAGCAATACTGCAAAGACAGATACAAAAGAGACAGTTAGGACCGGCAGCAACTACTGAtgttctttaacattttcatccTCTTTTTTCTAAAGGCTTTATCATAAGGATCAAATAACAAGTTCATCATGAGAATTGTTTGACAGTGAGAAAATAACATTGTGATCATTACTGAATGACAGCCAGGTTAGTGAATGAGAACAACGTGTGCAGTATATGAACACATTCTTAATTTGTCTTTAATCAAACCAGGGTAGGTCAGGATTGAAACCCCCAGTCTTTAAATAAAGCTATGTGGTTGGTTGAATTTTCAAGTGACCCTTTCAATTTCCTGCTACTTTTGAATTACCCCTGCTGATGAATTAACATTTATCTCGTGACTAAAATTGACACATGATTGAGACTTTTCTCTGCATAAATCATACGACTATCCAAGAACTAGAGGGGACAAATGATTTCAAATCAACACATCAGACAGCATGTTAAACTGAATGTACATGTATCTATATGTAATTTACAACAGCCAAGAAaattcttcatcttttttattatttttttaaaaccaaagcGTTTGAGTCTCTCAACAGAAAtcgtttctcttttcttttccaggccGGATCTCGGGCAATAATCTTGAGTTTCCAACCGATCTTGATTTTTAGACTGAATACCAACAGGGTTTCAGACCTCCTCCATTCTAACTTTGACATTAGAACAATAGAAGTTGGGCTCTCATCGCCTCCCTTCTAAAGAGCAGGGAGCACCAGAGAGCAGGGCTTGCATGCAAAAGACTCAAAGATGCAAAACAAGGCAGAGCAAAGAGAGGCTGCCTGAAAAGGGGAGTTTGACAAAGACGAAATGAACACAAGAGGCGAGAGGAGACGAGGTCTTTACACAGAATCACACAGGAAAATGAGAATAAGTATGCACTGGATGGTATAATTTGCCTTTAACTATAGCTTTTGCACAAGTTCTCCCTCAACACGTGAGGCCTATACAGTTGAATCGGTGTAGTAACGGACCAATCTGGGAAATTGTGAATGAAGCTGATTTTATGAACTGCAGCTCTTTTTTGTGAATGGACGCTTCTGGCTGCACTCGGATTTGCAAGCATGAATCATTGCGCCCCGGTCGTGATGAGCCTAAATGAAATGGGTTTCGTGCATTTCGTCAATGAACGCTCGGCAGCCGTCAGAAAAACATACATTGCTTCTTTACAGAAATCTAAAAATACGATTGAAGACAAAGGACGTAGAACATCTGACAGATCTGCTGGCTCCAATAACCTTATTGCCAAATATACGCCACAAAACCAGGTTCGCTCGGATCCTCTGATGTGATATGTTCTTGGTTATTCTTTCCATTCACACGTGTGCATTTTACGCAAACGTACCTACATATCGAGGGTCTATTTCTATTTGAGTCAGTGGTCGTCACCGCTTCTCTCTGCCTGACACCCTCTGTGCTCTGCTCGTGttcgtctctttctctttattccCCCGATTTTGCAAACGCCTGATCTGGAACCTGTTGCGACACTGAGCTGGCACCGACACAGACACTTGTGATCGTCAAAAGCGCGACCATTATGAGCTCAAAGTCGGAACTGTGCGTGTGCGAGCGCGCGTGTGCGTCCCTCCCTTCAATGTGTGAATGAACTGAGTCATAAAAAACCGGAGGCGGCCGCTCGACATACTCAAATTGCGTGTTTTATATAGGCTAGGGCGCTTGTAACGCCGCATTCAGCACCTCGCACTCGTCAGTAGCTGTAACATGACAAAAATATAACGTTGGACTTAGAACACTGTGTGCCACTGACGGACACACGGATTGTGGGGTGGTTTTAAAGCGGCGGCTGTGAAGTGCGTAATTCCATGCGTAAAGCTGGAGCTTTTGGACGAAATGCAGCGAAAATGGGCAAAtttaagaataagaaaaaacataatacGCTTGTACTAgagaagaggtgaggaggaTAGAGATTGAAATTCTCTGAGTTAAAAAGCAAgaaacacctgaacacaaccGGGCGGTCGCGACACGCAACCAAACCACCCGGGGTAAAACATGTTGGAGCTTCAGATGTGGAGGACACTCGCCTGTTCCGCTGCCTCTTACGTGACactgacatatatatatatatataaaaccccTCAGCGTGCTCAAATCCACATTTGCTGCCAAAAGGAGTCAGCGTTTCGATCAGCTCTCCCTTCCTCTGCGCCCGCAGCCCTGCTCGTTGTGGTTAATATTGACTCTGTGTGCAAACACGGTCCGAGAAGCAGCTTGTTGCAAAATAGACATTTACAAGCGCAGTTTTTTTTGGTGCCTGCGAATCCAGTGCGTTGGGGGTATAAGGAGAGGGAGTGGGTTGAAGctacagacagagaagagacgGAGCAGTCGTGTCTGTGCAGCCACACGCACAAGTTACTGACATTAACGCGGGAGACATACAGTGAGAGAGAccggggtggtgggggggggggggggggggggggggggggggggagggggggggggggggggggggggggagggggggggggggggggggggggggggggggggggggggggggggggtgggggggggggggggggggggggggggggggggggggggggggggggggggggggggagggggacaACTTACTGTCGTTTCAGGATAAAAATCTCATCTCTTCGTTGCGCACGACGTCTGCGCGCGAGGTTATAGTCCAGTCCGCGCGAGCGAGAGAGTAGCTCCACAGACGCCGAGCGAGGATTAGTCCAAATGTCGTGGAGACAGATGATGTGAGGAAGGTGCAGGCGAAGGGAGAGCGAGTCTCCGCCACTAATCTCCACTCGCTGGTGCGTAAAATGCGACTGCGGTTGTGGACGCAGAGCTTTGGGTATGATGTTGCAACCACCGAGGGGGAGGGAAGTGAGTTTTTATGAATGGGAGGGTAGAGGGAAGGAAATGAGGGACGGGAACTGCGCAGATGCCTCggccccctccctccctctcccctccctccctccctccctctctctctctccttctctctctcttttttgtgaATGGGAGGGCAGAGCGACTCGGGAGGGCCGAAATGCGGAGGTTACATTTTTATGAATGGGGAGGACTCGAGAATTGGCATTGCGCATGCGCGATGCCGAGATTTTTATGAATGGGAAGAAATGGCGAatgaagcgtgtgtgtgtgtgtgtgtgagagagagagagagctagagagggggggtgaggaATGAGGAAATGGGGGCTTTTATTGGTCACAAGGGCATGTCAGGCCTGATTTACATAAGGAGCCGGTGCCACTCTCGCTTTATTCGAGCCTGTTAATTTATCCACGCAGCTTCCTGCTCTGAGGAGACGCTGAGGATGTGAGTGGGCTAAACCTGCgattaattaatttattccTTCGTCGCTGGCAAATCTCAAATATCCACTCTTCTCTGATTCTGGAGTCTTTACGCAAAGCTTCATCTGGAGGAACACGGCACACGAACACAAGCCAGAGTGCGTCCCAGGGGCTATTTCTCATCATATAACCTAGAATCAGTGTGTTCTCATCTACATGCGCAGGGTAAATAAGACCCCCTGTTTCTATCTAAAGCCGTTTATTTGCGAACAAGGACgtgtccttccttccttcctctgcaACAATGTGAGGTATGACTATACAGCTTCTATggcaatgtaaaaaaaaaaagaagaaacacagaggaggaggagagagaggggggatggaggtggggggtgTCGGGAGGGGGCAATAACGCCTCCTCTGAACGCAAACCAGCATGAGGGCAGGCAGGATTCACAAAGGGACAGGATGTTGTTGATTTGTACCGAAACCACACGGAGGAAATGAGTGTGAATTTCCTTTCTCTCTGacatcccagtgtgtgtgtgtgtgtgtgtgtgttgtgtgtgtgtgtgtgcgtgtttccctgctaccccccctccctcagcTCGGGGCTTTTAACCAGTCAAAGGTTAACAGTTGCCCCATTATCCATTTGCACacatcaccatggcaaccactaCACCTCCAAATTGGGATTACTGTTTTGGCGAAAGCtccagacagagaagagacaaaGGCGAAGAAAGagattaatttaattattgacacacataaaatataaaccatattgaaaaataaatcatgttcatATACTGAACTGGAAATATCTCCTGATCGATAGCAGAAGATCAATGGCCACAAGGTCATTTGTATTGCATAATtgtgagttttgtgttttggatGGTACTCCAATTATTCTTAACATGTAACTGGGATATTCATCTGGGGATTTAAAGTGTGACCTTATGCAAGTGgcacttttcttgtttttatatcttaTTGTTATTGTAGTAACACAACTGTTAATTTTGGTGAATAAATAACCAGTAAGTAAGTGAAACTAATGGTAGAGGATGTTGTATATTGATTGTAATGGCTTTTGGGGCAGATTCGTGACCTACTTtctattttatcttattaatAACCCACATTTTTGACCATGTAGTCAAAAATAAGTattaagtaataaataataattataacaaaataCATAGTACAACTATATGTAAGAAAAGTGAAGCTAGTCCTTTGAGATGTATTCATTAATTTGTCttaatttaattaatatattttaactcCCTTTTACACAGTtaatatgaaattaaaaacaactgaataaatttgaatattatataactgtaatgtttttaaatagtATCAGTCAAAATCTACTGT
This genomic window contains:
- the spry4 gene encoding LOW QUALITY PROTEIN: protein sprouty homolog 4 (The sequence of the model RefSeq protein was modified relative to this genomic sequence to represent the inferred CDS: inserted 1 base in 1 codon; deleted 10 bases in 9 codons), encoding MESGFPTTSPGVSSSLISQPLLDSRVPYGRLQHPLTIYTIDQIKSSHVEKTTSTAPTVVSQQPPSQKSTNRRITWLGQNQEGFLGANHNHHHNHQHQHTSRAVVEPHPQPDTTTHPRISFSGGPALSASSSSSTSSDQRLLDPLHPPQWWTHNPNLHPHQGPFNTVTARTPGCFTSSESKVLTSSSSSSASSCTSSSKSLDLKTAKMPAGGVCSPGGQQGLTLIPSSPAEKKHLLLCEHCGKCXCTECTLPRTLPSCWVCNQECLCSAQSLVDTATCMCLVKGIFYHCTEDEDDEGSCADKPCSCSQANCCARWSFMAAIYLVLPCLVCYLPATGLAKLGQKCYDNVSRPGCRCKNLQGGVGAPVCKNGGVEAKAGTLEKQQQQQGS